From one Gemmatimonadaceae bacterium genomic stretch:
- the gcvP gene encoding aminomethyl-transferring glycine dehydrogenase — MTTQTRPRTLPGFDNFVRRHVGPSEADVAKMLATLGHASLDDLIDAVIPRDIRAKELLAIGAGLSEHAMLAGMRALAAKNKVFRSYIGLGYHDCITPPVLQRNILESPGWYTAYTPYQAEIAQGRLEALLTFQTMVMDLTGLEIANASLLDEATAAAEAMSMSYGVAGKPGKEVFFVSSECHPQTIDVIQTRAAARGITIEVGDFRTFKPGPEVFGVLVQYPATDGAVHDYKQLCERAHVANALVTVAADLLSLVLLTPPGEWGADIVVGNSQRFGVPLGYGGPHAAFFATRDEYKRQIPGRIIGVSRDADGNPALRMALQTREQHIRREKATSNICTAQVLLAVVAGMYAVYHGAEGLTRIAERVHGFAALLAAGVKKLGHAVAHEDFFDTVRVEIGSGGAEEIVAAAAARGINLRHLGGSSIVVALDETVTARDVEELLLVFGGGAKPGITLDELADEADARYDERFKRATPFLTHPVFNTHRSETELLRYLHTLESRDLSLVHSMIPLGSCTMKLNATAEMMPITWPGFGKLHPFAPLEQVQGYAELFRLLESALAEITGFAAVSLQPNAGSQGEYAGLLTIRGYHASRGESHRDVCLIPQSAHGTNPASAVMAGMKVVVVKTDKHGNVDVGDLRAKATAHEANLGALMITYPSTHGVFESGVIEICRIVHEHGGQVYMDGANMNAMVGLCRPGDFGADVCHLNLHKTFCIPHGGGGPGMGPIGVAEHLAPFLPGHPVVQPHGSRNGAVSAAPWGSASILPISLAYIQMMGGEGLTHATKIAILNANYIAHRLEQHFPVLYRAINGTVAHECIVDTRVVKGASGVEVEDIAKRLMDYGFHAPTVSFPVAGTLMIEPTESESLAELDRFCDAMISIREEIREIEIGTADKQDNVLKNAPHTLERVTATAWTHGYTREQAAFPAEWIRGRKFWPAVARVESAYGDRNLVCSCLPTDAYADAQPGG, encoded by the coding sequence ATGACGACCCAGACCAGACCCCGCACCCTCCCCGGCTTCGACAACTTCGTCCGCCGCCATGTAGGCCCGAGTGAAGCCGATGTCGCGAAGATGCTGGCCACCCTCGGCCACGCCTCCCTCGACGACCTCATAGATGCCGTCATCCCCCGCGACATCCGGGCGAAGGAGCTCCTGGCCATCGGCGCGGGTCTGAGCGAGCACGCCATGCTTGCGGGCATGCGCGCGCTGGCCGCGAAGAACAAAGTCTTCCGCTCGTACATCGGCCTCGGCTACCACGACTGCATCACGCCACCCGTGCTGCAGCGGAACATCCTGGAGAGTCCGGGCTGGTACACAGCGTACACGCCGTACCAGGCGGAGATCGCGCAGGGCCGGCTCGAGGCGCTGCTGACCTTCCAGACGATGGTGATGGACCTCACCGGACTCGAGATCGCCAACGCATCGCTGCTGGACGAGGCGACCGCGGCCGCGGAAGCGATGTCGATGAGCTACGGCGTCGCCGGCAAGCCGGGCAAGGAAGTGTTCTTCGTCTCGTCGGAGTGTCATCCACAGACGATCGACGTGATCCAGACCCGCGCGGCGGCGCGCGGGATCACGATCGAGGTGGGAGATTTCCGCACGTTCAAGCCGGGCCCCGAGGTGTTCGGCGTGCTCGTGCAGTATCCCGCGACCGACGGTGCCGTGCACGACTACAAGCAGCTGTGCGAGCGCGCGCACGTCGCGAACGCGCTGGTCACCGTCGCGGCTGACCTGCTGAGCCTCGTGCTGCTGACGCCGCCGGGCGAGTGGGGCGCCGACATCGTCGTCGGCAACTCGCAGCGGTTCGGCGTGCCGCTCGGCTACGGCGGCCCGCACGCGGCGTTCTTCGCCACGCGCGACGAGTACAAGCGGCAGATCCCGGGGCGGATCATCGGCGTGTCGCGCGACGCGGACGGGAACCCCGCGCTGCGAATGGCGCTGCAGACGCGCGAGCAGCACATCCGGCGCGAGAAGGCGACTTCGAACATCTGCACCGCGCAGGTCCTGTTGGCCGTGGTCGCGGGGATGTACGCCGTGTATCACGGCGCCGAGGGTCTGACGCGCATCGCCGAGCGCGTGCACGGGTTCGCCGCGCTGCTCGCGGCGGGAGTGAAGAAGCTGGGGCACGCCGTGGCGCACGAGGATTTCTTCGACACCGTGCGCGTCGAGATCGGCTCGGGCGGCGCGGAGGAGATCGTCGCGGCCGCGGCCGCGCGCGGGATCAACCTGCGGCACCTCGGCGGCTCTTCTATTGTAGTTGCGCTGGACGAGACCGTGACCGCGCGGGACGTGGAAGAGCTGCTGCTGGTGTTCGGCGGCGGGGCGAAGCCGGGGATCACGCTGGACGAGCTGGCGGACGAAGCGGACGCGCGCTACGACGAGCGGTTCAAGCGCGCGACGCCGTTCCTCACGCATCCGGTGTTCAACACGCACCGCTCCGAGACCGAGCTGCTGCGGTACCTGCACACGCTCGAGTCGCGCGACCTGTCGCTGGTGCACTCGATGATCCCGCTCGGCTCCTGCACGATGAAGCTGAACGCGACCGCCGAGATGATGCCGATCACCTGGCCCGGCTTCGGGAAGCTGCACCCGTTCGCGCCGTTGGAGCAGGTGCAGGGCTACGCCGAGCTGTTTCGGTTATTGGAGTCCGCGCTGGCGGAGATCACCGGCTTCGCGGCCGTGTCGCTGCAGCCCAACGCCGGCTCGCAGGGCGAGTACGCCGGGTTGCTCACCATTCGCGGCTACCATGCGTCGCGCGGGGAGTCGCATCGCGACGTGTGTCTCATTCCGCAGTCCGCGCACGGGACCAATCCCGCTAGCGCCGTGATGGCGGGGATGAAGGTCGTGGTGGTAAAGACCGACAAGCACGGCAACGTGGACGTGGGCGACCTGCGCGCGAAAGCCACCGCGCACGAAGCCAATCTCGGCGCGCTGATGATCACCTATCCGTCCACGCACGGCGTGTTCGAGAGCGGCGTGATCGAGATCTGCCGGATCGTGCACGAGCACGGCGGGCAGGTGTACATGGACGGCGCGAACATGAACGCGATGGTCGGGCTGTGCCGGCCCGGCGATTTCGGCGCCGATGTGTGTCATCTCAATCTGCACAAGACGTTCTGCATTCCGCACGGCGGCGGCGGGCCGGGGATGGGCCCGATCGGCGTGGCCGAGCATCTCGCGCCGTTTCTGCCGGGTCATCCTGTGGTGCAGCCGCACGGCTCGCGCAACGGCGCAGTCTCGGCCGCGCCGTGGGGGAGCGCCAGCATCTTGCCGATCTCGCTGGCTTACATACAAATGATGGGCGGGGAAGGGCTGACGCACGCGACGAAGATCGCGATCCTGAACGCCAACTACATCGCGCACCGACTGGAGCAGCATTTCCCCGTGTTGTATCGCGCGATCAACGGGACCGTGGCGCACGAGTGCATCGTGGACACGCGGGTGGTGAAGGGCGCGTCGGGTGTGGAGGTGGAGGACATCGCCAAGCGGCTCATGGATTACGGCTTCCACGCGCCGACCGTGTCATTCCCGGTCGCGGGGACACTGATGATCGAGCCGACGGAGAGCGAGTCGCTTGCCGAGCTCGACCGGTTCTGCGACGCGATGATCTCGATTCGGGAGGAGATCCGCGAGATCGAGATCGGGACCGCGGACAAGCAGGACAACGTGCTGAAGAACGCGCCGCACACGCTGGAGCGGGTGACCGCGACCGCGTGGACTCACGGTTACACGCGCGAGCAGGCCGCGTTTCCGGCGGAGTGGATCAGGGGGAGGAAGTTCTGGCCAGCGGTGGCGCGGGTGGAGAGCGCGTACGGGGATCGGAACCTGGTGTGCTCGTGTCTGCCGACGGATGCGTATGCGGATGCGCAACCGGGCGGGTAA